In the genome of Thiomicrospira aerophila AL3, one region contains:
- the ycaO gene encoding 30S ribosomal protein S12 methylthiotransferase accessory factor YcaO, whose protein sequence is MSEQTLIKGKDASLEASLLKMQAIFDDLAIDLDKQQWLNPAENIYSLHIFDKACPALFTNGKGASRKATQASAMGEYLERLSTNYFFSDYYLTLREERDGQQFNDWLYYPHDRHFAPEDYRQALTPELWQIYDPHQELTTHHLLSFNDTSPMIRAIAMTEQTTNERVYFPVNILSNLYASNGLSAGNTPLESAVQGLSEVFERWVKNKILTENICLPEVPDEVIAGFPAIAQAIADLKAQGLAVSVRDASLGGQFPVMNVTLFNPKTGQCFASFGAHPLFEVALERTLTESLQGRHLQNLDGFQTPTLDQFAVAEAENLENHFIDSSGLINLHMLASTPDYAFCAWEGAQTTAGQWSELLAKVTGLGFRVYRADYQHHDFCATRLIVPGMSEVYPMDELVLKNQNDGRLLREALFSAEQGDYAAVLNVLDHVGFSDHQGVASLIGLMPDPNQAWSALKIADLRFWTELALQDYEAAADSLYIAKAYATAGAASWQPIYELMDLCLALKLQDKQFVHYEATLTHLFGQDVVAKAVQHLNGEARFWGLSLGRAMFFESQRHLSMLAVLDKARSAKQAFGYAD, encoded by the coding sequence ATGAGTGAACAAACGTTAATTAAGGGCAAGGATGCGAGCCTTGAAGCTTCATTACTAAAAATGCAGGCTATTTTTGATGATTTAGCGATCGATTTAGATAAGCAACAGTGGCTAAACCCAGCAGAAAATATTTATTCGTTACATATTTTTGATAAAGCTTGTCCGGCACTTTTTACCAATGGCAAAGGCGCAAGCCGCAAAGCGACGCAAGCGAGTGCAATGGGGGAGTATTTAGAGCGCCTGTCAACTAACTATTTTTTCTCTGATTATTATTTAACCCTGCGCGAAGAACGAGATGGTCAGCAGTTTAATGACTGGCTGTATTATCCCCATGATCGCCATTTTGCCCCAGAGGATTATCGCCAGGCTTTAACACCTGAACTGTGGCAAATCTATGATCCCCATCAGGAGCTTACCACACATCACTTGTTAAGTTTCAATGATACGAGTCCAATGATTCGCGCTATTGCTATGACGGAACAAACAACCAATGAGCGCGTCTATTTTCCAGTTAATATTTTGAGTAATTTATATGCCAGTAATGGTTTATCCGCAGGGAATACGCCATTAGAATCAGCCGTGCAGGGTTTGTCAGAAGTTTTTGAACGCTGGGTAAAAAATAAAATCCTGACTGAAAATATTTGCTTGCCTGAAGTGCCAGATGAGGTGATTGCAGGGTTTCCCGCGATTGCGCAAGCTATTGCAGATTTAAAAGCGCAAGGACTGGCAGTATCCGTGCGTGATGCGTCATTGGGCGGGCAGTTTCCGGTGATGAATGTCACATTATTTAATCCGAAAACAGGTCAGTGTTTTGCATCTTTTGGTGCGCATCCCTTATTCGAAGTGGCATTAGAACGTACGTTAACCGAATCCTTACAAGGGCGGCATTTGCAAAATCTCGATGGCTTTCAAACGCCTACGCTGGATCAGTTTGCTGTTGCGGAAGCAGAAAACTTAGAAAATCACTTTATTGATTCGTCTGGGTTAATCAATTTGCATATGTTGGCCAGTACACCTGATTATGCCTTTTGTGCCTGGGAGGGTGCCCAAACTACCGCAGGGCAGTGGTCTGAGCTGTTGGCTAAAGTAACCGGATTGGGTTTTAGGGTTTATCGCGCTGATTATCAACATCATGATTTTTGTGCGACGCGCTTGATTGTGCCAGGCATGTCAGAGGTCTATCCGATGGATGAATTGGTGCTTAAAAATCAAAATGATGGTCGTTTATTACGCGAAGCTTTATTTAGTGCCGAGCAAGGGGACTATGCCGCTGTGTTAAATGTGTTAGATCATGTGGGCTTTAGTGATCATCAAGGTGTGGCATCGCTTATTGGTTTAATGCCTGATCCTAACCAGGCCTGGTCGGCATTAAAAATAGCTGACCTACGTTTTTGGACCGAGCTGGCACTACAGGATTACGAAGCCGCGGCCGATTCACTTTATATTGCTAAGGCGTATGCGACAGCTGGCGCGGCAAGCTGGCAGCCTATTTATGAGTTAATGGATTTATGCTTAGCATTAAAACTTCAGGATAAACAATTTGTGCATTATGAAGCGACCCTAACACATTTGTTTGGTCAGGATGTTGTTGCTAAAGCTGTGCAGCATCTCAATGGTGAAGCAAGGTTTTGGGGATTATCATTGGGGCGTGCGATGTTTTTTGAAAGTCAGCGCCATCTAAGTATGCTAGCGGTATTGGATAAGGCACGTTCGGCTAAACAAGCGTTTGGTTATGCAGATTGA
- a CDS encoding TIGR01621 family pseudouridine synthase codes for MTLPVVFESNEFVVLDKPDGLSFHSEQQPGLVVLAERQLNQTLYPVHRLDKMTSGLVIMAKTDQVARQFQQMFEQRLIEKYYLAISTHKPKKKQGWVKGDMVASRRGSWRLSVGMMNPAITQFISLASQPGERFFLVKPHTGKTHQIRVALKSLGAPIAGDIRYQLVADAMQEERGYLHAFALRFSLNNHQFEFVLAPSSGQRFLANSTFLTAQRWAEPWMHF; via the coding sequence ATGACACTTCCCGTAGTTTTTGAATCAAATGAATTTGTTGTGTTGGATAAACCCGATGGGCTTAGTTTTCACTCTGAGCAACAACCAGGCCTGGTTGTATTGGCCGAGCGTCAACTTAATCAAACTCTCTATCCGGTACATCGTCTAGATAAGATGACATCCGGTTTAGTGATAATGGCTAAAACAGATCAAGTGGCTCGCCAATTTCAACAAATGTTTGAGCAAAGGTTGATCGAAAAATATTACTTAGCAATATCGACCCATAAACCCAAAAAAAAGCAGGGTTGGGTAAAAGGGGATATGGTTGCAAGTCGCCGAGGAAGCTGGCGTTTGAGCGTTGGTATGATGAATCCTGCTATAACCCAATTTATAAGTCTTGCAAGTCAACCTGGTGAACGCTTTTTCTTGGTTAAACCCCATACGGGTAAAACACATCAGATTCGGGTCGCTTTAAAAAGTTTAGGCGCGCCAATTGCCGGCGACATTCGATATCAGTTGGTGGCCGATGCTATGCAGGAGGAGCGGGGTTATTTGCATGCTTTTGCTTTGCGCTTTAGTTTAAATAACCATCAGTTTGAGTTTGTTCTTGCCCCTAGTTCTGGTCAGCGTTTTTTGGCGAATTCAACCTTTTTGACCGCGCAGCGTTGGGCTGAACCATGGATGCATTTTTGA
- a CDS encoding acetyl-CoA carboxylase carboxyltransferase subunit alpha, producing MKFDFLDFEQPIAELEAKIDELRHLEGNQDFDLIQEIKSLEAKSQALTESIFKNLSDWQISQLARHPQRPYTFDYVKNILTDFEELHGDRAFADDKAIVGGLARLDGQPVMVIGQQKGRDTKEKIRRNFGMPRPEGYRKALRLMKMAERFSMPILTFIDTPGAYPGIDAEERGQSEAIARNLIEMAELRVPIICTVIGEGGSGGALAIGVGDKTIMMQYSTYSVISPEGCASILWKSAAHAADAAAALGVTAQRLKSLGLIDAIVPEPLGGAHRAPKQAADSLKKILIEELARLKSMPIDSLLAERYQRYMSYGNVEL from the coding sequence ATGAAGTTCGATTTTTTAGATTTTGAGCAACCCATTGCTGAGCTTGAGGCCAAGATTGATGAGTTGCGCCACCTTGAAGGCAACCAGGATTTTGATTTAATTCAAGAGATCAAATCATTAGAAGCCAAAAGTCAGGCCTTAACCGAATCGATTTTTAAAAACTTGTCTGATTGGCAAATATCGCAACTTGCCCGTCACCCGCAACGTCCTTATACCTTTGATTATGTTAAAAATATTTTGACTGATTTTGAAGAGTTGCATGGTGATCGTGCTTTTGCTGATGACAAGGCGATTGTGGGTGGATTAGCGCGACTAGATGGTCAGCCTGTGATGGTTATTGGGCAGCAAAAAGGACGTGATACCAAAGAAAAAATCCGTCGTAATTTTGGTATGCCACGACCGGAGGGCTATCGCAAGGCTTTAAGACTGATGAAAATGGCCGAGCGCTTTAGTATGCCGATCTTAACGTTTATTGATACGCCCGGTGCTTATCCCGGTATTGATGCTGAGGAGCGTGGCCAAAGTGAGGCGATTGCTCGCAACTTAATTGAAATGGCCGAACTACGTGTACCGATTATTTGTACCGTGATAGGTGAGGGTGGGTCTGGTGGTGCGCTTGCAATCGGTGTGGGCGACAAGACGATTATGATGCAATATAGTACTTATTCGGTTATTTCACCAGAGGGGTGTGCGTCTATCCTATGGAAAAGTGCCGCGCATGCTGCGGATGCGGCGGCAGCGCTTGGCGTGACGGCACAGCGTCTTAAGTCACTTGGGTTAATTGATGCTATTGTGCCAGAACCACTTGGCGGTGCGCATCGTGCGCCTAAGCAAGCAGCAGATAGTTTGAAAAAAATACTTATTGAGGAATTGGCGCGCTTAAAATCTATGCCAATTGATAGCTTGTTAGCCGAACGCTACCAGCGTTATATGAGTTATGGTAACGTTGAGCTCTGA
- the kdsA gene encoding 3-deoxy-8-phosphooctulonate synthase: MQLCGFNVGIDQPFFLIAGPCVIESEQLAIDTAGKLKELTSQLGIPFIFKSSYDKANRSSTASFRGLGIDEGLRILQKVKDEIGVPVLTDVHEDTPLAEVASVVDVMQTPAFLVRQTNFIQNVCRQGLPVNIKKGQFQAPWDMDQVVAKAREVGNEQIMVCDRGTSFGYNTLISDMRGLASMRRTGCPVVFDATHSVQQPGGQGSTSGGQREFVPVLARAAIAAGVAGIFMETHPDPANAKSDGPNMWPLDNLQPVLAVLKALDDVVKEQGFIEQSLIG; encoded by the coding sequence ATGCAACTATGCGGTTTTAATGTAGGTATTGATCAACCTTTTTTTCTGATTGCGGGCCCCTGTGTTATTGAGTCAGAACAACTTGCTATTGATACAGCAGGCAAGTTAAAAGAGTTGACGTCACAATTAGGCATTCCCTTTATTTTTAAGTCTTCGTATGACAAGGCTAATCGTTCTTCAACAGCGAGTTTTCGTGGTTTAGGGATTGATGAGGGTTTGCGTATTTTACAAAAAGTTAAAGATGAAATCGGTGTGCCGGTCCTAACTGATGTTCATGAAGATACGCCGTTGGCCGAAGTGGCATCAGTGGTTGACGTTATGCAAACGCCCGCGTTTTTAGTTCGTCAAACTAACTTTATTCAAAATGTCTGTCGCCAAGGACTGCCGGTTAATATTAAAAAAGGCCAATTTCAAGCGCCTTGGGATATGGACCAAGTGGTCGCGAAAGCGCGCGAAGTAGGCAATGAGCAGATCATGGTTTGTGATCGTGGTACATCTTTTGGTTATAACACACTCATTTCCGATATGCGTGGTTTAGCCTCTATGCGTCGTACTGGTTGCCCAGTGGTGTTTGATGCGACTCATTCTGTCCAGCAACCTGGTGGGCAGGGCTCTACATCAGGTGGGCAACGTGAGTTTGTGCCCGTGCTAGCCCGTGCGGCCATAGCAGCCGGGGTCGCTGGTATTTTCATGGAGACCCATCCAGATCCAGCGAATGCTAAAAGCGATGGCCCTAATATGTGGCCACTCGACAACTTACAGCCGGTTTTAGCGGTGTTAAAAGCATTGGATGATGTAGTCAAAGAGCAAGGTTTTATTGAACAAAGTCTGATCGGTTAA
- a CDS encoding YcgN family cysteine cluster protein produces the protein MTLKYWQDLPLRYLNHEQWENLCDGCGLCCLIKLVDEDTGELAHTRVACQLMDIKTGLCSNYSQRKKYVPECVQLDISKVAEFDWLPETCAYRLRYHGLPLPAWHPLNTGNREQVKYHGLQSIPVVLSAPGIAPEDYVIQLHTCNISH, from the coding sequence ATGACGCTTAAATATTGGCAAGATTTACCACTAAGATATTTAAATCATGAGCAGTGGGAAAACCTATGTGATGGGTGTGGGTTATGTTGTTTAATTAAGTTAGTTGATGAAGATACGGGTGAGTTAGCACATACTCGAGTTGCATGTCAGCTAATGGACATTAAAACAGGCCTCTGTAGTAACTATAGTCAACGAAAAAAATACGTACCAGAATGTGTTCAATTAGATATTAGTAAAGTTGCTGAGTTTGACTGGTTGCCTGAAACCTGTGCATATCGATTAAGATATCATGGTTTGCCTTTACCAGCTTGGCACCCACTAAACACGGGAAATAGAGAACAAGTTAAATATCATGGTTTGCAAAGTATCCCGGTGGTCTTGTCTGCACCGGGAATTGCACCAGAAGACTATGTTATTCAATTACATACTTGTAATATTTCTCATTAA
- a CDS encoding CTP synthase: MTKYIFVTGGVVSSLGKGIAAAALGALLEARGLRVSMLKMDPYINVDPGTMSPLQHGEVFVTDDGAETDLDLGHYERFVQRNFSRANSFSTGQVYETVIRRERRGDYLGGTVQVIPHITDEIKQRIRQAAGDADVALVEVGGTVGDIESLPFLEAIRQMGVEVGRDNAMFMHLTLLPYIAVAGEVKTKPTQHSVKELRSIGIQPDVLICRSEIPLADAERRKIALFTNVEERAVINSVDAKSIYQVPRMLHEQGMDELVVKRLGLIGSKALDLSDWDRVVHAQLNPQTDVNIAMVGKYVDLTEAYKSLIEALLHAGIHSATKVNIHYLDSEELEKKGIAKLESMDAILVPGGFGERGVEGKILAIKYARESRKPYLGICLGMQMAVVEYARHVAGLTGAHSTELNPNTPHPVVALITEWTDEQGATVARSAQSDLGGTMRLGGQNCNVKSDTKLAEIYGQAVIRERHRHRYEMNEGYVARLEAAGLVFSAHSADGNLVESIEIPDHPWFVACQFHPEFTSTPRNGHPLFSAFVSAALTAKQKG; encoded by the coding sequence ATGACCAAATATATTTTTGTTACCGGCGGTGTGGTTTCTTCATTAGGTAAGGGCATAGCGGCGGCGGCGCTGGGTGCGTTATTAGAGGCACGTGGCCTTCGAGTAAGCATGTTAAAAATGGATCCGTACATTAATGTTGATCCAGGTACGATGAGTCCATTGCAGCACGGTGAAGTTTTTGTAACCGATGATGGTGCTGAAACAGACCTGGATTTAGGTCATTACGAACGTTTTGTGCAACGTAATTTTAGTCGTGCCAATTCCTTTTCAACCGGTCAAGTCTATGAAACCGTGATTCGTCGTGAGCGTCGTGGCGATTATTTGGGTGGCACGGTACAAGTCATCCCGCACATTACCGATGAAATTAAACAGCGTATACGTCAAGCAGCGGGTGATGCCGATGTTGCGTTAGTTGAAGTCGGCGGCACCGTTGGTGATATTGAATCCTTGCCTTTTTTAGAAGCGATTAGACAAATGGGTGTAGAAGTAGGTCGCGATAATGCGATGTTTATGCACTTAACCTTGTTGCCTTATATAGCGGTTGCTGGTGAAGTTAAAACCAAGCCTACACAACACTCGGTTAAAGAGCTGCGCTCGATTGGTATTCAGCCCGATGTCCTAATTTGTCGTTCAGAAATTCCTTTAGCAGACGCTGAAAGACGCAAGATTGCGTTATTTACCAATGTGGAAGAGCGCGCAGTGATTAACTCGGTTGATGCAAAATCAATTTATCAAGTGCCTAGAATGTTGCATGAACAAGGCATGGATGAACTCGTTGTCAAACGTTTAGGATTGATAGGTTCTAAAGCATTGGATTTAAGTGACTGGGATCGTGTCGTCCATGCCCAGTTAAACCCACAGACGGATGTCAATATTGCCATGGTTGGCAAATATGTCGATTTAACCGAAGCTTACAAGTCTTTAATCGAAGCTTTACTTCATGCCGGTATTCATTCAGCTACCAAGGTTAATATTCATTACCTTGATTCTGAAGAGTTAGAAAAGAAAGGTATCGCAAAACTTGAAAGTATGGATGCGATCCTAGTGCCTGGTGGATTTGGTGAGCGTGGTGTAGAAGGTAAAATCCTAGCGATTAAATATGCGCGTGAATCTCGCAAGCCATACCTTGGTATTTGTTTAGGTATGCAAATGGCGGTGGTTGAATATGCTCGTCATGTTGCGGGTCTGACAGGTGCGCATAGTACCGAGTTAAACCCAAATACGCCTCATCCTGTGGTCGCTTTAATTACCGAATGGACAGATGAGCAGGGTGCCACTGTGGCGCGTTCGGCGCAATCTGATTTAGGTGGCACGATGCGGCTTGGCGGACAAAATTGTAATGTTAAGTCAGATACTAAACTTGCAGAAATCTATGGTCAAGCTGTTATTCGTGAACGTCATCGTCATCGCTATGAAATGAACGAAGGTTATGTTGCTCGCCTAGAAGCAGCAGGCCTGGTATTCTCGGCCCATTCGGCGGATGGTAATTTGGTTGAGTCGATCGAAATTCCTGACCACCCATGGTTTGTTGCTTGCCAATTTCACCCTGAATTCACCTCAACGCCGCGCAATGGTCACCCATTATTTAGTGCATTTGTTTCAGCGGCACTTACAGCTAAACAAAAAGGATAG
- the lpdA gene encoding dihydrolipoyl dehydrogenase: MSQVVEIRVPDIGDFADVDIIEVLVNVGDEVVQDDSLLTLESDKATMEVPSPFAGKVVAVTVKVGDKVRAGSVIGQMEIADERPAQLAETAAAESAPAQVQSATVSSQARSNQNLPAADKTAEVVVLGGGPGGYTAAFRAADLGKKVILIERYPVIGGVCLNVGCIPSKALLHMSVILNETKDMAAHGISFAEPSIDLDKMRAYKNSVITKLTGGLAALAKQRKVEVVTGYGKFSSANTISVTAEDGSTQTISFEKAIIAAGSRVIKLPFIPHDDPRVMDSTDALELAEIPKRLLVIGGGIIGLEMAQVYDSLGSKVTIVELGDTIIPGADKDISRPLLKRIKSRYENVFLKSKVTHVEASEGGLVVSFEGKDCPTQDTFDRVLVAVGRTPNGKLIDAELAGVAVNDWGFIEVDERQQTNVPHIYAIGDIVGQPMLAHKAVHEGKVAAEVICGLPSAFTPMGIPSVAYTDPEVAWAGKTEDQLKAEGVEYEKGAFPWAASGRSLSIGRDEGLTKALFCAKTHRLLGAGIVGTNAGELIAEAMLAIEMGADMQDIGLTIHPHPTLSETLGFAAEMAEGTITDLIAPKKKK, from the coding sequence ATGAGTCAAGTTGTTGAAATACGGGTTCCTGATATTGGCGATTTTGCGGACGTCGATATTATTGAAGTACTGGTGAATGTCGGTGATGAAGTCGTTCAAGATGATTCATTATTGACGCTTGAATCAGATAAAGCAACGATGGAAGTGCCTTCACCTTTTGCGGGTAAAGTGGTGGCTGTGACCGTAAAAGTGGGCGATAAGGTTCGTGCAGGCAGTGTTATTGGTCAGATGGAAATTGCTGATGAGCGACCTGCTCAACTAGCTGAAACAGCTGCAGCCGAGTCTGCACCAGCACAAGTTCAGTCAGCTACTGTGTCGTCGCAAGCACGTTCAAATCAAAACTTACCTGCTGCTGATAAAACAGCTGAAGTGGTGGTATTAGGCGGTGGACCCGGTGGTTATACCGCTGCTTTCCGTGCGGCTGACCTTGGCAAAAAAGTTATTCTAATAGAGCGTTATCCGGTCATTGGCGGCGTATGTTTAAATGTAGGCTGTATTCCGTCTAAAGCGCTGTTACACATGTCGGTGATTCTGAATGAGACTAAAGATATGGCGGCGCATGGTATTAGTTTTGCCGAACCCAGCATTGATCTTGATAAAATGCGTGCATACAAAAATAGCGTGATCACTAAACTGACCGGTGGTTTGGCTGCTTTGGCGAAACAACGAAAAGTTGAAGTGGTGACCGGTTATGGTAAGTTTAGCTCGGCTAATACAATTAGTGTGACAGCGGAAGACGGTTCAACACAAACCATCTCGTTTGAAAAAGCGATTATTGCCGCTGGCTCTCGCGTGATCAAGTTGCCATTTATTCCTCATGATGACCCTCGTGTAATGGACTCTACCGATGCACTTGAATTGGCCGAGATTCCAAAACGTTTATTAGTGATTGGTGGTGGCATTATTGGCTTAGAAATGGCTCAGGTTTACGATTCTTTGGGATCAAAAGTGACGATTGTTGAGTTGGGCGACACCATTATTCCCGGTGCGGATAAGGACATTAGTCGCCCGTTGTTAAAACGGATTAAATCGCGCTATGAAAATGTGTTTTTAAAATCTAAGGTCACGCATGTTGAAGCGTCAGAAGGCGGTTTAGTGGTGTCGTTTGAGGGCAAGGATTGTCCTACCCAAGACACCTTTGATCGCGTATTAGTCGCGGTTGGTCGAACCCCTAATGGTAAATTGATCGACGCTGAGCTTGCTGGTGTAGCGGTTAACGATTGGGGCTTTATCGAAGTCGATGAGCGTCAACAAACGAACGTACCTCACATCTATGCTATTGGTGATATTGTCGGGCAACCGATGTTGGCACATAAAGCGGTGCATGAAGGTAAAGTGGCTGCCGAAGTAATTTGTGGTTTACCCAGTGCCTTTACGCCGATGGGGATTCCTTCGGTCGCCTATACTGATCCAGAAGTAGCCTGGGCGGGTAAGACTGAAGACCAGCTCAAAGCCGAAGGGGTTGAATATGAAAAAGGGGCCTTCCCTTGGGCAGCATCAGGTCGCAGCTTAAGTATCGGGCGCGATGAAGGCTTAACTAAAGCCTTGTTCTGTGCCAAAACTCATCGCTTGTTGGGTGCGGGCATTGTCGGTACGAATGCGGGTGAGTTGATTGCTGAGGCCATGTTAGCGATTGAGATGGGTGCTGATATGCAGGATATTGGCTTAACCATTCATCCTCATCCTACCTTGAGTGAGACACTTGGTTTTGCCGCTGAAATGGCTGAAGGCACGATCACGGATTTGATAGCGCCTAAAAAGAAAAAATAA
- the tilS gene encoding tRNA lysidine(34) synthetase TilS — protein sequence MVTLSSELNQAFEHFFQQLRQVADPIPRLVVAWSGGLDSSVLLHALKQYTTRFSVSVSLSSVHVNHGLNESADQWQQHCEQLAQVWQVEHQTLRLDLKDGANIEARARAARYQALANILANQACLLTAHHQQDQAETVLARLLKGAGIQGLTGMRLLRPLGVQPNKPNQLLGRPLLNVSQAALQDYAERCGLVWVTDPMNNDQHYERVFMRETLWPVLNQRYTEPAQSITMSARLLQEHHELLAEYQQQDWQAWSPSSQRFDWVFLSQLSWPRQQALIARWFDEFHGLRLRQHHWQWFAQQVGSAANDKHPQTQVAGKPMQRYRNHIYYPAHVPMFHLRFDEPLALQTWLIKHWPWVGSDFTVPQCPLLLRNRTPTDGFGGVSLKKWFQSRAVPPWIREAWPVVENEQGCYLLGVN from the coding sequence ATGGTAACGTTGAGCTCTGAGCTTAATCAGGCGTTTGAGCATTTTTTTCAACAACTTCGTCAAGTCGCCGACCCCATTCCGCGACTGGTGGTGGCATGGAGTGGTGGATTAGATTCCTCCGTCTTATTGCATGCCCTCAAGCAGTACACGACGCGCTTTTCGGTATCTGTCAGTTTATCTAGCGTTCATGTCAATCATGGTTTAAATGAATCGGCTGACCAGTGGCAACAGCATTGTGAGCAACTTGCTCAGGTCTGGCAGGTTGAGCATCAAACTCTACGCCTTGATTTAAAAGATGGCGCAAATATCGAGGCGCGTGCTAGAGCAGCGCGATACCAAGCCTTGGCAAATATTTTAGCTAACCAGGCCTGCTTGCTAACGGCACATCATCAACAGGATCAAGCTGAAACCGTTTTAGCAAGGTTGCTGAAAGGGGCTGGAATACAAGGCTTGACTGGTATGCGGTTATTACGACCTTTAGGTGTTCAGCCGAATAAGCCAAATCAGCTGTTGGGACGGCCGCTGTTAAATGTGAGTCAGGCAGCACTGCAAGATTATGCTGAGCGTTGTGGTCTCGTCTGGGTAACTGACCCGATGAATAATGACCAACATTATGAACGGGTATTTATGCGTGAAACGCTATGGCCCGTTTTGAATCAACGTTACACTGAGCCAGCTCAATCAATCACCATGTCCGCAAGGCTTCTACAAGAGCATCATGAACTCTTAGCAGAGTATCAGCAGCAGGATTGGCAGGCCTGGTCACCGAGTTCTCAGCGGTTTGATTGGGTGTTTCTCAGTCAATTGAGTTGGCCACGTCAGCAGGCTTTAATTGCGCGGTGGTTTGATGAGTTTCATGGTTTGCGTTTACGTCAGCATCATTGGCAATGGTTTGCCCAGCAGGTTGGTTCGGCAGCCAATGATAAGCACCCGCAAACACAGGTTGCGGGCAAGCCCATGCAGCGCTATCGCAATCATATTTACTACCCTGCGCATGTCCCCATGTTTCACCTCAGGTTTGATGAACCTTTAGCGTTGCAAACCTGGTTAATCAAACATTGGCCTTGGGTGGGTTCAGATTTCACAGTTCCGCAATGTCCACTCCTATTACGCAATCGGACACCAACTGATGGCTTTGGCGGCGTAAGTTTAAAGAAATGGTTTCAAAGTCGGGCTGTGCCTCCTTGGATACGGGAAGCATGGCCGGTCGTTGAAAACGAGCAAGGTTGTTATTTGTTGGGCGTGAATTAA
- a CDS encoding DUF481 domain-containing protein, producing the protein MFKTNPKTLLAGLITVGLLTPLTAQAKTPTLGWNGMGEAGFNSRTGNTVSENLNARLRVNYIQETTEYKSLLEVQYRSENNQTTSERYVIDLQADQYLNAARDFYAFVNTRGERDKFADLDSDLSFAVGLGRVLYRTDASLLKGEAGIGYQTVKFIEKDDDFDQVTGRLKLDFDHQFNETYSFVQDLLYFVGPEQYKLETNTGLRAALNSKFSVSASYKYRYNSNPGDAKKTDGETNLSLIYRF; encoded by the coding sequence ATGTTTAAAACCAATCCAAAAACACTCTTAGCCGGCCTGATCACTGTTGGCTTATTAACACCGCTCACAGCTCAGGCTAAAACACCCACCCTAGGCTGGAACGGTATGGGAGAAGCGGGCTTCAATAGTCGTACAGGCAACACGGTCAGTGAAAACCTAAATGCGAGACTGCGTGTTAACTATATCCAAGAAACGACTGAATATAAAAGTCTTTTGGAAGTTCAATATCGTTCTGAAAACAATCAAACCACCTCTGAACGCTATGTCATTGACTTACAAGCTGATCAATACCTTAACGCAGCACGTGATTTTTATGCCTTCGTTAATACGCGTGGTGAGCGCGACAAATTTGCCGACCTCGACTCAGATTTGAGTTTTGCTGTAGGTTTAGGCCGCGTACTATATCGAACTGATGCAAGCTTATTAAAAGGTGAAGCCGGTATAGGTTACCAAACAGTAAAATTTATCGAAAAAGATGATGATTTCGATCAAGTAACGGGACGGTTAAAACTCGACTTTGACCACCAATTTAATGAGACCTATAGCTTTGTACAAGACCTACTGTATTTTGTAGGCCCAGAGCAATATAAATTGGAAACCAACACCGGGTTACGTGCGGCACTAAATAGCAAATTCTCAGTCAGTGCTAGCTACAAATATCGTTACAACTCGAATCCAGGTGATGCGAAAAAGACGGATGGCGAAACCAATCTGTCGCTCATTTACCGTTTTTAA